The sequence GTGGTAAACCCTAGTCCTCCAGCCCCCAAACCTGCTGCGACGAGACGAAGGGTGGGCTGCTTGGCTTGCACGGCAACCGCAAGGATGATCCCAGATGTGACCACAAACAAGGCATGTCTCATAGATGGCGATTTGACCACTCTGCCTTAGTGTGGCATGTCTCAGCGGCAGGTGGCACGGGGATACTCATCAGCCTAGTACTCTGAGGCGGAACCTGCCTAGTTGCTAAAGCAGGAACTCTTGTGTGTCCTGAACTTCCTTTTCATTTTTTTGTCTTCGTTCTTCTGTCTTGCGGTACTAGGTGATCCATTCCTGATGAATTTTGCTGCTGCTCCATCCAAGCCAATCAACATCCCGTTACAAAACTATACCGTTTGACGCTCCTGAGGATTTGCACGGAGAGTCTCCGCAGAGGCGCTGAAAACACTGATGCGATCGCCATTTGTCTAGGGGGGTGACAGCCCTCACTGCCCTGAATTAACTTAGCCATTTTTGAAATGGTTCAGTGTTTATGCTGAACCTCCAAAGCCCATACGGTTTGACTCCCGTGGAATAACGATGGTAGCTCCCCGTCTCTCCATCGAGAATAAGGTTAAATCGGACGCAAGGTATGTCTCAGATGACGGCTACTCAATCTTCTCTTCGCTCCCGCAGCATGGAATTGTTGATGGCATATCAGCACAACCCATCCGTTGTGATTCGCAATAAACTTGTGCGGCTGAATGCTGGCTTAGTCCGTAAAATTGCTCATCGGGTAAGCCATCAGTGCTCTGAACCCTACGAAGATCTAGAACAAATTGGCTATATCGGGTTAATTCGCGCCGTTGAGCGCTTTGACCCCACCCAAGGTTGTGCGTTTAGCTCCTTTGCCGTGCCCTATATCCGGGGTGAGATGCTGCACTTCCTGCGCGATCGCGGCAGTGCGGTCAAAGTGCCCCGCCGCCTTCAAGATATGCAGAAAGAAGGGCAGCGCGTGCGGTTGACCCTCACCAAAATTTTGGGTCATGAACCCACCGATGCTCAAGTTGCCAATGCCCTCGGCGTTTCTCTCTATGAATGGCGGGAAATTAAGATCGCAGCAAAGAACCGGCTACCCCTCAGCCTTGATGCCATGGTTTGCCAACAAATGGATGCGCAGATCACCCTGGGAGACACCCTGCCCGACACCCACTACCAAACCCTGCAGCGCCTAGAGGAAGATCGGCAGCAACTCCAGGGAGCCCTCAACCAGCTTGAAGAAAAAACCCGCGCGGCCATTGAGTTTGTCTTCTTCAACGATTTGTCCCGTAAAGAGGTAGCTGAGCGCATTGGCGTCAGCCCGATGACGGTGACTCGACGCATCCAGCGGGGGCTTGAGCAAATGGTGGCGCTACTCCAGCCCCAAGTGCTGCAAACCGATCCCTAGACCGCCATCCGCAACCGAGCGGTCAAAGCTAGTTTCCTGTAGACAACCTGTGCGAAACACATCAAAGCAAGGACGCTTAGCTCCACGGAGCAGCGTCCTTTTTTTTCGCTAGGAGATCTTCTGGTGCTGAGACACCGTGCGTAGCAATGATCTGGAGCAGTTGATCTTTGCCAGACACCCTCTAACGGTGCGATCGCCCCTCACCGGCACTATGGGGCGGATGGCCAGAGGGTGGGTCAAGCTGGAGCTGCTGCCGTCCATTGCGAATGACGCGAATCATGTCTGCCATTTGTTGCTCCATATCCCGCAAGACGCGATCGGCATAGTCATCGGCTCCGCGCTGAATCTCCTCACATTCAGCGATCGCCATCACGCGCATCTCTTCCACTTCTTGCTGAATTTGGCGACGCAACTGCTCCACTTCCCGCATGGTTTGTTCATGAATGACGTCGCATTCCTGCTGAATCTGCTGGCGAATTTGCCGAGCTTCCATTTCAGCTTGGCGAATTAAACCCATTTCATCGAGAATCTCCGCTGCTCGCCGCTCCGCTGCCTCGACGATGTCTTGGGCGTAGTTTTCTGCTTCTAGGAGAATCTCTTCCTTGTTACGAATAATATCTTTTGCGTCTTGAAATGCGGACGGCAAGTGGATGCGCAGTAAATCTAACTGATCGAGAAGCTGCTCTTCATCCACCAGCGTCCAGCGGCTCAGGGGCAGCCGTGGACTATCAAGCAGCATGTCTTCTAGCTTGTTGAGCTCTTGCTGAATATCCACATTTCCTATCCGTGCGGGGGGGGCGACGGGGCCGCCTCCATTGAGGGCGTGTCCGCCTGCTGGGTTGGAGGCATGGCGATCCGTGCTGACGAATTCGGAGTCTTGTCGTAACATCTGCGAATATCCAGAGCAACAGTTTGAGGGACAAGATGATCAATCGGCCCCTCGAAGCGAGCAATTTCTTTCACAAGGCTACTGCTTAAGAAACTATACTCATTCGAGGTTGCGAGAAAAACCGTCTCAATCTCATCAGAGAGGGTTTTGTTGGTATGAGCCATCTGCAGTTCTTTTTCAAAATCCGAAAGAACCCGTAGGCCTCGAAGCAGCACCCCAGCACTTCGCATTCTGGCATATGTGACCGTTAATCCATCAAAACTATCTACTTCGACATTGTTGAGATGTCGGGTAGCACGACGGATTTGCTCTAATCGCATCTGAACACTGAATAGCGGGGTTTTGCTTGGGTTTTTTAAGACCACCACAATCACGCGCTCGAAAAGCTGACATCCGCGCTCGATAATGTCGAGGTGCCCGAGGGTGATGGGGTCAA comes from Candidatus Obscuribacterales bacterium and encodes:
- a CDS encoding RNA polymerase sigma factor SigF, whose product is MTATQSSLRSRSMELLMAYQHNPSVVIRNKLVRLNAGLVRKIAHRVSHQCSEPYEDLEQIGYIGLIRAVERFDPTQGCAFSSFAVPYIRGEMLHFLRDRGSAVKVPRRLQDMQKEGQRVRLTLTKILGHEPTDAQVANALGVSLYEWREIKIAAKNRLPLSLDAMVCQQMDAQITLGDTLPDTHYQTLQRLEEDRQQLQGALNQLEEKTRAAIEFVFFNDLSRKEVAERIGVSPMTVTRRIQRGLEQMVALLQPQVLQTDP
- the coaD gene encoding pantetheine-phosphate adenylyltransferase, with product MIAIYPGSFDPITLGHLDIIERGCQLFERVIVVVLKNPSKTPLFSVQMRLEQIRRATRHLNNVEVDSFDGLTVTYARMRSAGVLLRGLRVLSDFEKELQMAHTNKTLSDEIETVFLATSNEYSFLSSSLVKEIARFEGPIDHLVPQTVALDIRRCYDKTPNSSARIAMPPTQQADTPSMEAAPSPPPHG